A portion of the Ferrovum sp. JA12 genome contains these proteins:
- a CDS encoding response regulator transcription factor produces MANLSPHLLLVEDDNIWQEAVRLTMVNQGWNVICCSDSVTSKNILNNQKIDLCLIDLDLGKCIDGFTIVDTIKQSSPHSQVIILSGIDNDQNKIKGLELGVQDYLTKPISLKELVLRLNRWLRQSNLTVKIKECHNSICFNEFSFYKDNFVLFYQQQLIHLTTNERLLLFHFLTKPEGKLKREIISIEILKKAWSPTDRAVDMLISSLRQKLNSYSNQIVIKSIRGVGYQLIIA; encoded by the coding sequence ATGGCAAATCTCTCACCTCACCTTCTTCTGGTTGAAGACGATAATATTTGGCAAGAAGCCGTTAGGCTAACTATGGTTAATCAAGGTTGGAATGTTATCTGTTGTTCTGACTCTGTTACCAGTAAAAATATCCTCAATAATCAAAAAATTGATTTATGTTTAATTGATCTTGATTTGGGAAAATGTATCGATGGTTTTACTATTGTGGATACAATTAAACAGTCATCGCCCCATTCGCAAGTCATTATTCTCTCTGGTATTGATAATGATCAGAATAAAATTAAAGGCTTGGAGCTGGGCGTCCAGGATTATTTAACCAAACCCATTAGCTTGAAAGAGCTGGTCCTTAGACTTAACCGCTGGTTACGACAATCTAACTTAACCGTAAAAATAAAAGAGTGCCACAACAGTATTTGTTTTAATGAGTTCAGCTTTTACAAAGATAATTTCGTCTTATTTTATCAACAGCAATTAATTCATCTGACTACTAACGAACGATTATTGCTCTTTCATTTCTTAACCAAACCAGAGGGTAAGTTGAAGAGAGAAATTATCAGTATAGAAATTCTTAAAAAAGCGTGGTCCCCCACTGACCGAGCAGTGGATATGCTGATTAGTAGTCTTCGGCAAAAACTCAATAGTTATTCAAATCAAATAGTAATTAAATCTATTAGGGGGGTAGGGTATCAATTGATCATTGCGTGA
- the nadB gene encoding L-aspartate oxidase translates to MSTEIDHKMLKSFDVVIVGSGLAGATAALKLADNHRVAVITKRDLEDGASHWAQGGIAAVMGEGDSFESHVQDTLEAGAGLCDLEATKFIVEHAPNAINWLSRLGVPFTEEQGHLHLTREGGHSHRRIVHAADATGAAVQNRLYPQLKDHSNITLFDHHMLVDLITSRKLKLDGQRCLGIYAFNELTGEVETFSAAHTILATGGAGKVYLYTTNPDTSTGDGIAAGWRAGCRVANMEFIQFHPTCLYHPHAKSFLISEAVRGEGGLLLLPNGERFMPHHDPRAELAPRDIVARAIDYEMKKHGLDCVYLDIRHKGKDFIVNHFPTIYERCLSFGIDMAEEALPVVPAAHYTCGGLMTDLSGRTDLQNLYAVGETAYTGLHGANRLASNSLLECLVIANAASQYIQSNPGKVPEDLPTWDASQVTDADEEVVISHNWDELRRFMWDYVGIVRTDKRLERAQHRLHLLNEEIKEFYVNFHVSRDLLELRNLVQVSSLIVQSAQLRRESRGLHFSRDYPGLLPKATPTILTPQ, encoded by the coding sequence ATGAGTACAGAGATAGACCATAAAATGTTGAAAAGTTTTGATGTGGTAATTGTAGGCAGTGGCCTCGCTGGAGCCACCGCAGCCCTTAAGTTAGCTGACAACCACCGCGTGGCGGTTATTACCAAACGTGATTTGGAGGATGGTGCTAGTCATTGGGCACAAGGTGGCATTGCCGCTGTTATGGGTGAAGGAGATAGTTTTGAATCCCACGTACAAGATACCCTAGAAGCTGGTGCTGGGTTATGTGATCTTGAAGCCACAAAATTTATCGTTGAACATGCGCCCAATGCCATTAATTGGCTCTCTCGGTTAGGGGTACCTTTTACTGAGGAACAAGGTCATCTTCATTTAACCCGTGAGGGAGGTCATAGCCATCGGCGTATTGTTCATGCAGCCGATGCAACTGGTGCTGCAGTTCAAAACCGTCTTTACCCACAACTTAAAGATCATTCAAATATAACGCTATTTGATCATCATATGTTGGTAGATTTAATCACTAGCCGTAAACTAAAACTAGACGGTCAACGATGCTTGGGTATTTATGCTTTTAATGAATTAACAGGAGAAGTAGAAACATTTTCCGCGGCCCACACCATATTAGCCACCGGTGGGGCAGGCAAAGTATATCTCTATACCACCAATCCAGACACCTCCACCGGTGACGGCATTGCGGCGGGCTGGCGAGCAGGATGTCGAGTGGCCAATATGGAGTTTATTCAATTTCATCCCACCTGTTTATATCATCCCCATGCAAAATCTTTTTTAATTAGTGAGGCGGTTCGAGGAGAAGGAGGTTTGTTGCTTCTGCCCAATGGTGAGCGTTTTATGCCCCATCATGATCCAAGAGCTGAACTTGCTCCGCGGGATATTGTGGCGAGAGCCATTGACTATGAAATGAAAAAACATGGCCTTGACTGCGTTTATTTAGATATCAGACATAAGGGTAAGGATTTCATTGTTAATCACTTCCCTACCATTTATGAGCGTTGTTTATCCTTTGGAATTGATATGGCAGAGGAAGCGCTGCCGGTGGTACCAGCTGCCCACTACACTTGTGGTGGCCTCATGACCGATCTTTCTGGGCGTACTGATCTACAAAACCTCTATGCCGTGGGTGAAACCGCTTACACTGGTTTACATGGAGCAAATCGTCTGGCCAGCAACTCTTTGCTTGAATGTTTAGTGATTGCCAATGCCGCCAGTCAATATATTCAATCCAACCCTGGCAAGGTGCCAGAGGATCTGCCAACTTGGGATGCGAGTCAAGTAACCGATGCTGATGAGGAAGTGGTGATTTCACACAACTGGGATGAGCTACGCCGTTTTATGTGGGACTATGTAGGCATTGTAAGAACCGATAAAAGACTGGAGCGGGCACAACACCGATTGCATTTACTCAATGAGGAAATCAAAGAGTTTTATGTAAACTTTCACGTTAGCCGTGATTTGTTAGAGCTCAGAAATTTAGTGCAAGTATCAAGTCTGATAGTACAGTCGGCACAACTGCGTCGTGAGAGTCGTGGATTGCATTTCAGTCGTGACTATCCAGGACTCTTACCTAAAGCTACGCCTACCATCTTAACGCCACAATAA
- the nadA gene encoding quinolinate synthase NadA, translating to MDKQFKVDYYNPVQVSTDHAWAKVLDEPNQARRQWLIEHIKKILKEENILLVAHYYVHPDLQDLAIESGGIVADSLEMARFGKNSTAQTLVVAGVKFMGETAKILSPEKTILMPDLEANCSLDLGCSVDSFREAASQYPDHVKVVYANTSAAVKAYSDWVVTSSCAVDIVKHLRDLGKSIFWAPDKHLGHFIQKETGADMVLWQGSCIVHDEFKGYELAELKKERPRAKVLVHPESPSSVIALADVVGSTSAILKAARELVADEFIVATDNGMMHQLRLQNPTKVFIEAPTSGQSATCKSCAHCPWMAMNGLENLYQCLLDKLGEISVDQAYLERAKVPIQRMLDFTSRAPSPVTHLVPGIGAA from the coding sequence ATGGATAAACAATTTAAAGTTGATTATTACAATCCTGTACAAGTGAGTACTGATCATGCCTGGGCAAAAGTCCTTGATGAACCCAATCAAGCGCGACGTCAATGGTTGATTGAGCACATTAAAAAAATCCTTAAAGAGGAAAACATTCTTCTTGTGGCCCATTACTATGTTCATCCGGACTTACAGGATTTAGCCATTGAGTCTGGCGGAATTGTCGCGGACTCTCTTGAGATGGCTCGCTTTGGTAAAAATAGTACAGCCCAGACATTAGTTGTGGCGGGCGTTAAATTTATGGGAGAAACAGCGAAGATCCTCTCCCCTGAAAAAACCATTCTGATGCCAGATTTAGAGGCCAACTGCTCATTGGATTTGGGTTGTTCCGTGGACAGTTTTAGGGAGGCAGCAAGTCAGTATCCTGATCATGTAAAGGTGGTTTATGCCAATACCAGTGCTGCGGTGAAAGCCTACTCTGATTGGGTGGTTACCTCGAGTTGTGCGGTGGATATTGTTAAACATTTACGTGATCTGGGAAAATCCATTTTTTGGGCACCGGATAAACATCTTGGTCACTTTATTCAAAAGGAGACAGGAGCCGATATGGTTCTCTGGCAAGGCTCTTGTATTGTGCATGATGAATTTAAGGGCTATGAACTCGCTGAGCTTAAAAAAGAGCGCCCCCGGGCCAAGGTATTGGTTCACCCAGAATCCCCTAGCTCTGTGATCGCCTTAGCGGATGTGGTGGGTTCTACCTCAGCTATTCTAAAAGCAGCTCGAGAGTTAGTTGCAGACGAATTTATTGTGGCTACCGACAACGGTATGATGCATCAATTGCGATTACAAAACCCCACTAAGGTGTTTATTGAAGCCCCCACCTCGGGCCAAAGCGCCACCTGTAAAAGCTGCGCCCACTGTCCTTGGATGGCTATGAATGGTCTTGAAAATCTCTACCAGTGTTTACTTGATAAACTGGGTGAAATTAGTGTTGATCAAGCCTATTTGGAAAGGGCAAAAGTTCCTATTCAACGAATGCTAGATTTCACTAGTCGTGCGCCAAGCCCTGTCACACACTTGGTTCCTGGTATTGGCGCAGCTTAA
- the nadC gene encoding carboxylating nicotinate-nucleotide diphosphorylase — MKSSILYPAEQEELIRHVELSLKEDLGEGDLTVQLIEPRQTAQASIITREEAIICGQEWVNQVFYRCVPEVELNWHVHEGERVLPNQLILSVAGNARGLLSAERTALNYLQTLSAVASKTGYYVKAVKDYSCAIVDTRKTIPGLRLAQKYAVRVGGGVNHRMGLYDAFLIKENHILAAGSIKEAYSRATHLAHAPQWIEVEVESLAELEEALQAGVEMVLLDNMDINSISQAVTMAKGLASLEISGGVNEENVRTYAATGVQRISVGTLTKDIKAIDFSMRFK; from the coding sequence ATGAAATCCTCTATTTTATACCCTGCTGAGCAGGAAGAGTTAATTCGTCATGTGGAACTTTCTCTTAAAGAGGATCTCGGAGAGGGAGACTTGACGGTTCAATTAATCGAGCCTCGACAAACAGCCCAGGCATCAATTATTACTCGTGAAGAAGCCATTATTTGCGGTCAAGAGTGGGTCAATCAAGTATTTTATCGCTGCGTTCCTGAGGTCGAACTTAACTGGCATGTTCATGAGGGGGAGAGGGTTTTACCTAATCAACTTATTTTGTCTGTTGCGGGCAATGCCAGAGGGTTACTCAGCGCTGAAAGAACAGCCCTCAACTATTTACAAACTTTATCTGCCGTAGCCAGTAAAACTGGGTATTACGTGAAGGCGGTTAAGGACTATTCCTGCGCCATTGTGGATACCAGAAAAACCATTCCAGGCTTACGTTTAGCGCAAAAGTATGCGGTGCGTGTGGGGGGTGGAGTGAATCATCGGATGGGGCTATATGATGCTTTTTTAATTAAAGAAAACCATATTCTTGCCGCTGGATCCATTAAAGAGGCCTATTCGAGAGCGACACATTTAGCTCATGCTCCGCAGTGGATTGAGGTAGAGGTGGAAAGTTTAGCAGAGTTAGAGGAAGCTCTCCAAGCAGGCGTTGAGATGGTCTTATTGGATAATATGGATATTAACTCCATTTCCCAAGCAGTGACGATGGCGAAGGGCTTGGCTTCCCTTGAGATTTCAGGTGGGGTAAATGAGGAAAATGTTCGAACCTATGCTGCTACCGGTGTTCAAAGAATTTCCGTTGGTACTTTAACTAAGGATATTAAGGCAATCGATTTTTCTATGAGATTCAAGTAA
- the panD gene encoding aspartate 1-decarboxylase: MQRTMLKAKLHRVTVTQSELGYEGSCAIDEDLLDAADIREYQQIDIYNVNNGDRFTTYAIRGERGTGMISVNGAAARKAQVGDILIIATYAQFDETEIDSHEPQLVYVDEKNAVKRTGVKIPLQSV, from the coding sequence ATGCAACGCACAATGCTAAAAGCCAAATTACATCGAGTCACCGTGACCCAATCTGAATTAGGCTATGAGGGATCTTGCGCGATTGATGAGGATTTATTGGATGCCGCGGATATTCGCGAATACCAACAAATCGATATTTATAATGTGAATAATGGTGATCGTTTCACCACCTACGCCATCCGAGGGGAACGTGGCACTGGCATGATTTCCGTCAATGGTGCTGCAGCAAGAAAAGCACAGGTGGGGGATATTCTCATTATTGCCACCTATGCTCAGTTTGATGAAACTGAGATCGATAGCCATGAACCTCAATTGGTTTATGTGGATGAAAAGAATGCCGTGAAACGTACAGGCGTCAAAATCCCCCTTCAGTCAGTCTAA
- a CDS encoding electron transfer flavoprotein subunit alpha/FixB family protein: MTTLIIAELEKQHLKESVRQLISAANKIEGDKHLLIMGNGLSLASEEAQRLPHISKIILAESEALSTDSAENLAEVVISIAERYSHILAPASVFGKNFLPRVAARLDTIQLSDVMAITDNHHFSRPIYAGSLIADMRVDQKIIPMTLRISAFEAVEGNNHDPVEVEQLTLPTLPNLSQRVNITLHESTRPQLDSAKTVISGGRGLGSQENFHSLLEPLADKLNAAVGASRAAVDLGYAPNDYQVGQTGKIIAPNLYIAVGISGAIQHLAGMKNAKCIVAINKDPDAPIHLVSDYSLVGDLNELIPELTSKL, from the coding sequence ATGACCACGTTAATTATTGCAGAATTAGAAAAACAGCATCTGAAAGAGTCTGTGAGACAACTCATTAGTGCCGCCAACAAGATAGAGGGAGATAAACATCTTTTGATTATGGGTAATGGGCTGAGTCTCGCCTCAGAGGAAGCGCAACGCTTACCCCACATCAGTAAAATTATTCTCGCAGAGAGTGAAGCTTTATCCACGGACAGTGCGGAGAATTTAGCGGAAGTGGTTATCTCTATTGCAGAGCGCTACAGCCATATTCTCGCTCCAGCTTCGGTCTTTGGTAAGAACTTTTTACCTCGGGTAGCGGCTCGTTTAGATACCATTCAACTCTCCGATGTGATGGCTATTACTGACAATCATCATTTTAGTCGCCCCATTTATGCTGGGAGTTTGATCGCCGACATGAGGGTAGATCAAAAAATTATTCCTATGACCCTGCGCATTAGTGCTTTTGAAGCGGTGGAGGGCAATAATCATGATCCCGTGGAAGTTGAGCAACTCACTCTACCTACTTTGCCTAATTTGAGTCAGCGGGTCAATATTACCCTTCATGAATCCACTCGCCCGCAATTAGATAGCGCTAAAACGGTAATATCTGGGGGCAGGGGGTTGGGGAGTCAAGAGAACTTTCATTCACTGTTAGAACCCTTAGCCGATAAACTCAATGCGGCCGTGGGGGCTTCCCGGGCGGCTGTGGATCTGGGCTACGCCCCTAATGATTACCAAGTGGGGCAAACGGGGAAGATTATTGCGCCTAATCTTTATATTGCAGTAGGTATATCTGGGGCCATCCAGCATTTAGCTGGCATGAAAAACGCAAAATGTATCGTGGCTATTAATAAAGATCCTGATGCACCTATCCACTTGGTGTCAGACTATAGCTTAGTGGGAGATTTAAATGAATTGATTCCGGAGTTAACCAGTAAGCTTTAG
- a CDS encoding electron transfer flavoprotein subunit beta/FixA family protein, with the protein MKILVPVKRVLDYNIKPRTKSDGSGVELTGLKMSMNPFDEIALEEAIRLKEKGLASEVVAVSCGQSSAQDTLRTALALGADRAILVEHDTDLEPLTVAKCLMKLMDKEQPRLVICGKQAIDDDSNQTGQMLAALLNWPQATFASQVVIDHDRLEVTREIDGGLETLSLNLPAVVTADLRLNDPRFATLPNIMKAKKKPLEIISAISLGVDLRVQGILLRVREPDSRIAGVRVDNVDSLIEKLRNEAKVIA; encoded by the coding sequence ATGAAAATTTTAGTACCTGTGAAGCGTGTTTTGGATTACAACATTAAACCCAGGACCAAATCTGATGGTTCCGGTGTTGAGTTAACGGGTTTGAAAATGTCCATGAATCCCTTTGATGAAATTGCCCTTGAGGAAGCGATTCGACTAAAGGAAAAGGGGCTCGCCAGTGAAGTGGTGGCGGTGAGTTGTGGACAATCAAGCGCGCAAGACACCTTGAGAACCGCTCTGGCTCTTGGTGCAGATCGCGCCATTTTAGTGGAGCATGATACCGATCTTGAACCCCTTACTGTGGCCAAGTGTTTAATGAAGTTGATGGACAAGGAACAACCGCGTTTAGTAATTTGTGGCAAGCAAGCCATTGATGATGATTCTAATCAAACGGGGCAAATGCTGGCGGCGTTGTTAAACTGGCCACAGGCAACTTTTGCGTCGCAGGTGGTGATAGATCATGACCGTCTTGAGGTGACCCGAGAAATTGATGGTGGTTTAGAGACTCTGTCTTTGAATCTGCCTGCCGTGGTGACTGCGGACTTACGTCTTAACGATCCGCGTTTTGCAACGCTTCCCAATATCATGAAAGCCAAAAAAAAGCCGCTTGAGATCATCAGTGCCATCAGTTTAGGCGTTGATTTAAGGGTGCAGGGGATTTTGTTGAGAGTTAGAGAGCCTGATTCACGCATTGCAGGGGTTCGAGTTGACAATGTTGATAGCTTAATTGAAAAGTTAAGAAATGAAGCAAAAGTGATTGCTTAA
- a CDS encoding acetyl-CoA C-acyltransferase, with the protein MKNDVFIVAAKRSPVGRAPTGQLSHVRADELVSQVTKGLLQSIKPMDYSAINDFILGCAMPEGEQGLNLARVVALMSGLPTTVAGMTVNRFCASGLSAIEFAYQRIALGEADLMLAGGVESMSRIPMGGFRSTLNASFLLDSVGQSLALGMGQTAENLAQQWHISREEQDAYALLSHQRALAAQRANYFTEETIPISVHYGEADLLHLVHKSRESVMMQDECPRPETSQASLSKLKPVFSVKGSVTAGNSSPLSDGAAMLLLASEKAIKEQQLTPMARVVGFHTTGVPPHIMGIGPVEAVPPLLRRHGINSQELDWIELNEAFAAQVLAVQKTCAFNPDRLNPLGSAIALGHPLGATGAIRTTTLVHGLQRTGGRYGMVTLCVGMGQGIAAVFEKV; encoded by the coding sequence ATGAAAAACGACGTTTTTATTGTTGCAGCAAAACGCTCCCCCGTGGGGCGGGCACCAACAGGACAATTAAGTCATGTGCGCGCCGATGAGTTGGTTAGTCAAGTGACCAAAGGGTTACTGCAAAGCATAAAACCCATGGATTATTCCGCCATTAATGATTTCATATTGGGCTGCGCTATGCCCGAGGGAGAACAGGGGCTTAATCTTGCCAGGGTTGTGGCACTGATGAGTGGATTACCCACTACTGTCGCAGGCATGACAGTAAACCGTTTTTGCGCTTCGGGCTTGAGTGCCATTGAGTTTGCTTATCAAAGAATTGCCCTAGGTGAAGCGGATCTCATGTTAGCAGGCGGCGTGGAGAGTATGAGCCGTATTCCTATGGGTGGGTTTCGCTCAACACTTAATGCCAGTTTTTTACTTGATTCAGTGGGTCAATCCTTGGCCCTTGGTATGGGTCAAACGGCAGAAAACTTAGCACAGCAATGGCACATTAGCCGTGAGGAACAAGATGCCTATGCGCTGCTTTCCCATCAAAGAGCCTTGGCCGCTCAAAGGGCTAACTACTTTACCGAGGAAACTATCCCCATCTCTGTTCACTATGGTGAGGCGGATCTGTTACACCTAGTCCACAAAAGCCGTGAATCTGTGATGATGCAGGATGAATGTCCTCGCCCAGAGACGAGTCAGGCCTCTTTGTCTAAGTTAAAACCAGTTTTTTCAGTGAAGGGCAGTGTCACCGCGGGCAACAGTAGCCCCTTATCCGATGGAGCAGCGATGCTATTACTGGCTAGCGAAAAGGCCATTAAAGAGCAGCAATTAACGCCTATGGCAAGAGTTGTTGGTTTTCACACCACAGGGGTTCCGCCACATATCATGGGGATTGGTCCTGTGGAAGCGGTACCACCCCTTTTGCGACGCCACGGGATTAACAGCCAGGAATTGGACTGGATTGAGTTAAATGAAGCCTTTGCAGCCCAAGTGCTGGCGGTTCAAAAAACCTGCGCCTTCAATCCTGATCGGCTGAATCCGCTAGGCAGTGCCATCGCCTTGGGGCACCCCTTAGGCGCTACAGGTGCCATCAGAACCACTACCTTAGTTCATGGTCTACAACGAACAGGTGGACGTTATGGTATGGTAACCCTGTGTGTGGGGATGGGACAGGGCATCGCAGCTGTGTTTGAAAAAGTATAG
- a CDS encoding 3-hydroxyacyl-CoA dehydrogenase/enoyl-CoA hydratase family protein: MNLVIRKIAVLGAGVMGAQIAAHCSNLNIEVLLFDLTSDAASNKSEITQKAIQHLQTIKPSPLGDKGVGQSIAALNYDEHLHRLRECDLIIEAIGEKLEWKKSLYHRIAPHLAPHAILASNTSGLSITLLSQQLPPECALRFCGIHFFNPPRYMDLVELIPTNLTDPVLMDALECFITSTLGKSVIRAKDTPNFIANRIGVANVLFTLIEAERYQLPIDVVDDITGKKLGRASSATYRTADVVGLDTLMHVVKTLQDYLPNDPFYPHFATPKVIEQLIQKGSLGSKTGAGFYKKEGKAIFKLDSKCMNYVNSGEQANEATQRLLKQPWAQRLILARYSDDPQGQFIWAIYRDLFHYCALHLEDIAESARDIDFALRWGFGWQEGPFEIWQQAGWQTIAKWIQEDIEQGNALSQAPLPSWVFDGREGVHHAKESWSASLQRNLPYSQLAVYQRQYFRERVLANKNEVKEAGDTVFETDQLRAWTLDSSILIASLKTKMHTFNTMALESLYRAVTVAEKHYKGLVIWSAEAPFSAGGDLKGFLEVYANLGAEGLMREEDIFQKTMLSLRYSAIPTVAAVRGYALGGGCETFLHVDRRVLHFETNVGLVEVKVGLLPGAGGLTCLARLCGQRAMELDNPREALPLLQRFYQQVMFSHITNSAREAFQLGYCQTGDVVVPNANELLFVAIENAKTMADSCYRPPMKKSFPAMGQDGLATLRQSLIKWQQGALISEHDMLIGEAIAQVLCGGNVDTGTLINEDWCLKLEREHFVTLMGYEKTRERVQGMLDTGKPLKN, translated from the coding sequence ATGAATTTAGTTATCCGAAAAATCGCGGTGCTTGGCGCTGGCGTCATGGGGGCACAAATTGCGGCCCATTGTAGTAACTTAAATATCGAAGTTCTATTATTTGATCTCACCAGTGACGCTGCCTCAAATAAAAGCGAGATCACACAGAAGGCGATTCAACATTTACAGACGATAAAACCCTCTCCCTTGGGCGATAAGGGGGTGGGGCAAAGTATTGCGGCCCTTAACTATGATGAGCATCTGCATCGTCTAAGGGAGTGCGACCTCATTATTGAGGCCATTGGTGAGAAACTAGAGTGGAAAAAAAGCCTTTATCACAGAATCGCCCCTCATCTTGCACCACACGCTATTTTAGCTTCCAATACCTCAGGATTGTCGATCACGTTATTATCGCAGCAGTTACCGCCAGAGTGTGCCCTACGTTTTTGTGGTATTCACTTTTTTAACCCACCCCGTTACATGGATCTGGTGGAGCTGATTCCCACGAATCTAACAGATCCAGTTCTAATGGATGCCCTAGAGTGCTTCATTACCAGCACCTTGGGTAAATCTGTGATTCGTGCGAAGGATACCCCCAATTTTATTGCTAACCGCATTGGTGTGGCTAATGTCTTATTTACACTCATTGAAGCAGAGCGTTATCAATTGCCCATTGATGTGGTGGATGATATCACTGGGAAAAAACTGGGACGTGCGAGCTCAGCTACCTACCGAACTGCCGATGTAGTGGGTTTGGACACCTTAATGCATGTGGTAAAAACACTTCAGGATTATCTTCCAAATGACCCCTTTTACCCGCATTTTGCTACCCCTAAAGTCATAGAACAGCTGATTCAAAAAGGCTCACTTGGTTCTAAAACAGGGGCAGGGTTTTATAAAAAAGAAGGGAAAGCAATTTTTAAACTCGACAGCAAGTGTATGAATTATGTGAATAGTGGTGAACAAGCAAACGAGGCCACGCAACGTTTACTTAAACAGCCCTGGGCCCAGCGCTTAATTCTTGCGCGATACAGTGATGACCCACAAGGTCAATTTATTTGGGCTATTTATCGAGATTTGTTTCATTATTGTGCTCTTCATTTAGAGGACATTGCAGAGTCCGCGAGAGACATTGATTTTGCTCTACGCTGGGGTTTTGGTTGGCAAGAGGGACCCTTTGAGATTTGGCAACAGGCTGGTTGGCAAACCATAGCAAAGTGGATTCAAGAGGACATTGAGCAAGGAAATGCTTTGTCTCAGGCGCCATTACCCTCCTGGGTCTTTGATGGCAGAGAGGGAGTTCATCACGCCAAGGAGTCCTGGAGTGCCAGTTTACAACGCAATCTACCCTACAGCCAATTAGCCGTTTATCAACGGCAGTATTTTCGTGAGAGGGTGTTAGCCAATAAAAATGAGGTAAAAGAGGCTGGCGATACGGTATTTGAAACTGATCAATTGCGTGCCTGGACTCTTGACTCAAGTATTCTGATTGCCAGTTTAAAAACCAAGATGCATACCTTTAACACTATGGCTCTAGAGTCTCTTTACCGTGCCGTCACCGTGGCAGAAAAGCATTACAAGGGACTTGTTATCTGGTCAGCAGAGGCACCTTTTTCTGCGGGGGGAGACCTGAAGGGTTTTCTTGAAGTCTATGCCAATTTAGGGGCAGAGGGCTTAATGCGAGAGGAGGATATCTTTCAAAAAACCATGCTCTCCTTGCGCTATAGTGCTATTCCAACCGTAGCGGCTGTTCGGGGTTATGCTCTTGGGGGGGGCTGTGAAACTTTCCTTCATGTGGATAGACGTGTACTTCATTTTGAGACTAACGTTGGCTTGGTTGAGGTGAAAGTGGGGTTGTTGCCAGGGGCAGGGGGCTTGACGTGTTTAGCGAGATTATGTGGCCAGCGCGCTATGGAACTTGATAACCCACGCGAAGCGCTCCCTCTATTACAGCGTTTTTATCAACAGGTGATGTTCTCGCACATCACCAATAGTGCGCGAGAGGCTTTTCAATTAGGTTACTGCCAGACGGGAGATGTGGTGGTACCAAACGCCAATGAACTCCTTTTTGTGGCCATAGAAAATGCTAAAACCATGGCAGATAGTTGCTATCGTCCACCAATGAAGAAAAGCTTTCCGGCTATGGGTCAGGACGGTTTAGCTACCTTAAGACAGAGTCTTATTAAGTGGCAACAAGGAGCTCTTATTTCAGAGCATGATATGCTCATCGGTGAAGCGATCGCTCAAGTATTATGTGGTGGGAACGTGGATACGGGCACTCTCATTAATGAGGATTGGTGTCTAAAGTTAGAAAGGGAGCATTTTGTGACATTGATGGGCTATGAAAAAACCCGTGAACGAGTCCAAGGGATGCTGGATACTGGGAAGCCATTAAAAAACTAA